The genomic segment GCCGGGTCGTCGAAACGGAACAAGTCGGTTTGATTGTCGATGTCGAGTCGCCCGAGTCGATTGCGCAAGCCGTCAATCGCTTGATAGCGGATGATTCGTTACGCAATCAGATGAAAAGCCGAGCGGAAGAGGCGAGAAGACGGTACAACTGGGACGAGGAAAAACAACATCTCTTAGCGGTATATGCGGCAGTTTCAGCGGGAACATCACTTGAAGTCAATTGAAGTTACAGCTAATACCAAGTGAAACCACACAAATCGGGACCGTTTGACGTGGATATGGTCGGTATTATACAAGGTTCGTCAACGTGTTCGTTGATTCTTTACAACCTTTACGTAAAGTACAGAAAATGCGGCGAATGTAAGGTCTGTGAAGAATGGTTTAAGAGATGGTTAGAACCATTGGAAACACTAGGAATTGTCGGTATGGTCTAGGTACAGCCACGTCATGTTCGATGCAAGGTTTGGCGTGAACTACACACTAGATGGAGGAATGACAAAATGAAACTTTGTACAATCGGACTTGGATATATTGGATTACCTTCTTCTGCGATGTTCGCAGATCACGGCACAGAAGTAGTCGGTGTCGATATCGACCCACGAATCGTTCAAATGTTGAATGCAGGAGATATCCATATTGAAGAACCAGGCTTAGAAGACGTCATCAAACGAGTTGTCGCGAACGGTACGTTCCGTGCGACATTGACGCCGGAACAAGCCGATGTCTTTCTGATTGCCGTTCCGACGCCGAACCTTGACGACACGTATAAATCATGTGACTTGAAGTATGTCATTTCAGCAGTTCGCAATCTATTACCACATTTAGAAAAAGGAAACGTCGTCATCGTCGAATCAACAATCGCACCACGGACGATGGATGACCATGTTCGACCATTGATTGAAGAAGCGGGCTTTAAAATTGGCGAAGACGTGTTCGTCGTCCATTGTCCGGAACGGGTTTTACCGGGACAAATTCTTCATGAATTGATTCATAACAACCGGATTGTTGGTGGGCTGACGGAAGCGTGTGCCGAGGCCGGGGCCGCTGTCTACCGGACATTCGTTCAAGGGGAAATCGTCCAGACGGATGCGAAGACGGCAGAGATGTCGAAGTTGATGGAAAATACATTCCGTGACGTCAACATCGCACTTGCGAACGAATTAACACAAGTGTGTCACCAACTTAAAATTAACGTCCTCGATGTCATTGAGATGGCGAACATGCACCCACGCGTCAACTTGCATCATCCGGGACCGGGTGTCGGAGGACATTGTCTTGCCGTCGATCCGTACTTCATCGTCGCGAAGGCGCCGTCGCTTGCACGAATCATCCATATGGCGCGTGATACGAATGTCAACATGCCACGATTCGTTGCGGATCAAGCAGAACGTCTCGTCGCCAACCGTGTCCGTCCGAAAATTGCTGTCTTCGGTGTCACGTATAAAGGAAACGTTGATGATATGCGGGAAAGTCCAGCAGTTGAAGTCATCGAACAATTGTTAGATCGGGGACTCGATGTCGCAGTCTGTGATCCGCACGTCGAACGCTCGATTTCGTCACGCTTCACATTAGTCGACGAGATTGAAGCAATCCAAGGAGCCGATCTTGCCCTGGTCCTTGTCGATCACGATGAATTCAAGGCATTTGATTCACGTCGTCTGAAAAACCAAATGCGGACGCCGGTCTTATTTGATACGAAAGGCGTCGTCGGAGAGCTTGAAGACATCATGGTCCTTAACTTCGGTAACTTGCATACACATAACACGATGAAAGTAGACGCTGAAGCGATATGAACAACGTCCGTACTGTTCTCCATGAGTTGAAAGATCATCTTTACCTGATCGTACGTCTTTCACTCTATGAGACAAAAAGCCAATACAGCATGCAATACCTCGGCTGGTTTTGGGAAATCATGACGCCCCTGCTGCAAATCGGTGTCTACTGGGTCGTCTTCGGTTTTGGCATTCGAGGTGGACACCCGGTGGACGGGATTCCGTTTGTCTTATGGTTAGTCAGTGGATTGATTGCCTGGTTCTTTATCGGAAGTACGATTCCAAGCGGGTCCCGTTCCATCTATGGACGGGTCGCGCTAGTCTCGAAAATGCATTTCCCGTTAAGTACGATTCCGGCCTATGTCATTTTGGCACAATTTTACCGGCACATTGCGATGGTCTTTCTGACAATCATTCTTGGAGCTGCCTTTGGTTATTTTCCGGGATGGCATACGTTCGAACTGTTGTACATCATACCAGCAGGAATCATTTTCTTATATGCGGTCTCGCTCCTGTTGTCGGCGCTCGCGACGATGGTCCGGGATGTCCAAAACATGGTCACATCAGGCATGCGGATGTTGATGTATTTGACGCCAATTATGTGGGTCCCACCCGATCATTCCATCTTTAAGACGTTGTTGATGATCAATCCACTTGTTTATTTGATCGAGGGGTATCGTTCAGCCTTAATCGGAACGGGGTATTTGATGGGGCATCTTTGGTACGGCTGTTATTTTTGGAGCATTACCGCAGTGATTTTAATGACAGGTGCAACCGTCCATATCCGATTCCGTCGTTATTTCATTGATTATGTGTAGGAGGAACGAAGATGAGTCATGTCGTGTTTGAAAATGTCTCGAAGCGATACGTCTTGTATTCGCGTCCGATTGATAAGTTAAAAGAAGTTTTATTTGGCAAGATGAGCGGAAAGCCGTTCTATGCCTTAAAGAATGTATCGTTTTCAGTCGAACAAGGTGAAATCGTTGGTGTCGTTGGCATCAACGGAAGTGGAAAATCAACGTTGTCACATCTCCTTGCGAACGTCACGCCTCCGACGTATGGACAGGTGACGTTACGTGGTAAGTCAGCCTTAATTGCCATATCGAGCGGATTGAACAATCAGTTGACAGGACGTGACAATATCGAGCTCAAGGGGCTGATGATGGGACTGAACAAAACACAAATCCGAATGATTACACCAGACATTTTAGAGTTCGCCGACATCGGAGAATTCATCGACCAACCGGTCAAAACGTATTCGAGTGGGATGCGGGCCCGCTTAGGGTTTGCGATTTCCATCAACATCAATCCAGATATCTTGATTATCGACGAAGCTTTATCGGTCGGCGATCAGACGTTCACGGAAAAGTGTTTGGATAAGATGCGTGAGTTTCGTGATCAAGGGAAGACGATTTTCTTTATCAGCCATTCGCTCAGTCAGGTCAAAAGTTTTTGTTCAAAAGTCTTATGGCTCGAATACGGCGAAGTCCGGATGTTCGGACCAACCAACGAGACGATGGCGGAGTACAACAAGTATCTCTACTGGCATAAACAGTTATCGAAAAAACAAGTTGCGCATTACGTGGCAAAAAAGCGGACAGGACGAAGTGATGAAATCGAACGGTCTGTCCGTGGCGAGACGATTGAATTGTCATCATGAATAAGGGATAGGGGATGGAACGGATGAAAAAAGTCATGCTTGTATTTGGAACGAGACCGGAAGCGATTAAAATGGCGCCCGTCGTCAAAGCACTTGAGGCGCGCGAAGGTGTCGAGCCGATCGTCGTCGTCACGGCGCAACATCGGGAGATGCTTGATCAAGTGCTTGAGTTATTCCAGATTGTTCCCGACCACGATTTAGATTTGATGCGTCCACGACAAACACTCGAAGAAATGACGGCGCGGATTTTGAACGCGATGCGTCGTGTCCTCGAAAAGGAGCAACCCAATCTCGTGTTAGTCCATGGGGATACGACCACGACGTTCGCTGCTTCGCTCGCTGCTTTTTACCAACAGATTCCGGTCGGCCATGTCGAGGCGGGATTACGGACCTACCAAAAATATGCACCATTCCCGGAAGAGATGAATCGTCAATTGACGGGAGTACTGGCTGATTTTCATTTTGCGCCGACAGATCAAGCAGCAGAAAATCTCCGACGCGAGCATAAACAGACACCGATCATCGTGACCGGGAACACCGTCATCGACGCGCTCAAGACAACTGTCTCATCCGACTATACACATCAAGTGTTGACGGACTTAGAGGCGAGCGGACATAAGTTAATTTTACTGACCGTCCACCGGCGCGAAAATCACCTCCAGTTGTCACAAATCTTTGATGCCATCGAACGGTTGGCAGAGACGCATGCCGATATTGAAATCGTCTACCCCGTCCATCCGAATCCAATCGTGCTCGAAGCGGCGGAACAATTGAAACACCATCCGCGAATTCATTTGATTGATCCGCTCGATGTGTTTGATTTTCATAACTTAGCGGCCCGGGCAACGTTTATTTTGACAGACTCTGGCGGCATCCAAGAAGAAGCGCCATCGCTTGGTGTACCAGTACTTGTTCTGCGGGAGACGACAGAACGGCCGGAAGGTGTCGCAGCCGGGACATTAAAACTGGTCGGGACGAATACGGAACGCATTTTTGAAATGAGTCACCGTTTGTTGACGGATGAAGAAACGTACCGTGAGATGGCGCAGGCCGCGAATCCTTACGGCGACGGTCATGCGGCTGAGCGCATCGTTGACGCCATCATGAGCGAGGTCCCGGTATGATTTCAACACGTACGTTTCATTTAGCGAGTTATCATTTTTTTCCGCAGGGGAGTCAAGAAAAGATTCTGTTAGAAGACGAGGCGGCAGGTGTGTTGTTCGATTTCCAGGAGGCGACAAATGCGGACAAATTGTATATCCAATTGTTCGATCAAGGCTTTCAGTATCCGCCGTCAAAGCTCTACCGCCAAGATGCCGCTTTCGGACAGGCAGACGTCATTCATGTGACGTGTCGTTTTGAAACCGATGTTCCTTGTCAAATTCAACTATTTAAGATGCAATATGGAAATAAAAAACGCATGGGATCGGAGTCGGAATTCGTCATGCTCGACGGGGCAACTGATCTTCAGATTCAACTGGAGCGGGTCAAAGGGGCACAGTATTTTAAAATCGCCTTTAAATTTCTTGTGGCAGGTGACGTCCGGATCCGACTGACTGAGTTGAAAATCGCTGAACGTATTCAACTGAAACAGGAGGATCCTCACTATGCTGTTTAGTTCGACGATTTTCTTATTTGTGTTCTTACCGATCGTCCTGCTTGTCTATCATCTAGTGCCACGATTTTTTCGTAACGGCTGGCTCCTTGTAGCGAGCCTTTTCTTTTACGCTTGGGGAGAACCGAAGTTCGTTTTACTGATGCTTGCGAGTATCCTGATCAACTACTTGTTTGCCCTGATGGTCGACACGTACCGGCATCGTGTCGGAATCAAACTTGTCATGGCGAGCATGGTCATCACGAACCTCGCCCTACTCGGCTGGTTCAAGTACAGTGGCTTTTTCATGGCGTCTTTGAATCAAACGTTGCAGACGGAGCTGTTTGTTCCGGAAGTCGTGTTACCGATCGGGATTTCTTTCTTTACGTTTCAGGCGATGAGTTATGTCATCGATGTCTACCGGGAAGCGGGGAAAGTCCAGAAAAACCCACTTGATTTAGCACTGTACATCGCGTTATTTCCGCAATTGATTGCCGGGCCAATCGTCCGCTACGAGACGGTCGCAAATGAAATCAACGATCGGCAAGAGACATTACCTGATTTCGCGCTCGGTGTCCGTCGTTTTATTATCGGGTTGTCGAAAAAATTGATTTTAGCGAATGGTTGCGGACAAGTGGCAGATGCCGTCTTCAAGATGAATGATTTGTCGATGGGGCTGGCATGGATTGGCATCATCGCCTATGCGCTACAAATTTACTTTGATTTTTCCGGATATAGCGATATGGCGATTGGACTCGGACTGATGTTCGGATTTCATTTTTTGGAAAACTTCAACTATCCGTACATCGCGAAGTCCGTCTCGGAGTTTTGGCGACGTTGGCATATCTCGCTCGGCTCATGGTTCCGTGACTATGTCTATATCCCGCTTGGCGGCAATCGTGTCTCACCGCTCAAACAGTATCGAAATCTCGCCGTCGTCTGGATGCTGACGGGCCTCTGGCATGGTGCAAGTTGGACGTTCGTCGCCTGGGGTGCGTACTACGGGATATGGATTATGCTCGAGAAAGCATTTCTCGGGAAATTATTACGCCGTGTCCCCGTCATTTCGACGATTTGGACACTCCTTCTTGTGTTAGTCGGCTGGGTCTTTTTCCGGGCGACGACATTTCCGGACGCACTCGAGTACTTGCGTGCGATGTTTATCCCGACAGAAGTGTGGGATGAACGGGCCAGTTACCAGCTCGTCCAGAACGGCGTCATCTTACTGCTTGCTGCGCTTGCTGCGACACCGCTACCAAAAATACTGGGTCAGTGGGTCGTCGAACGGCTCGGGAAAGTCGGACAGACGATTCAGTATGGCTATGCGATGGTGTTACTGTTTCTTGCGACATCCGCCCTCGTCGCGAGTACCTTCAATCCGTTCATTTATTTCCGTTTTTAAGTAAGGAGGAATCAGCATGGCACATGCGCCACTCAGACCAGACAAGGAACAGCGGCCACGAAAGAAGTACTCGTTCGAACGACTGATGATGGCGGCGACGGCAGTCAGTTTCATGGTCATCCTGACGATGGTTGGTCTTGGGACGGTCTTGAAACAGGACCGTGTCATGTCACAACTTGAAAATCGTTCGCTCGCAAAATTGACGCCACCAACAACAGCAACAGTCGTCAGTGGGGCATACATGGGAGAACTTGAAAAGTATTTTACCGATCAATTGTTGCTTCGGGGGACACTCGTCGAAACACAAGCCCGCTTGTCAAAAACCGTCTTACGCCAACCGTTTCGAAATGGCATTTATACGGCCCCGAATGACTACATGATTGAGTCGAGTCAGGCACAGGTGACACCGATTCCGGACGGTTTTAAGAAATTTGTCAAAGCCGTTGATCGACCTGTCTACATGGCGCTTGCTCCTTCAAAGACGGTCGTCGCTGAGCAGAACGGGATTTTACCCGATTATGTCGCGTCGAACGCGACAGTCCGGTACAAAAAGATGGTAGAAGGGTTTGACGAGGCAGGGATGACAAACATTTCGCTCGATGAGTTGAAGCTGTCCGATTATTTTAAAACGGATCATCACTGGAACATTGACGGAGCTTATTTTGCCTATCAGCAAATCGTTCGTCAGCTCCAAGCGGACAAGGTATCGATTAAAGAAGTACCCATCGCGTCAAACGCCCGGAAAGTATCCGGTCACGAGTACTATGGATCACTTGCCCGGAAAACGACCCTCGCCTATGCGACGACCGGCGATACACTTGCCTATTACGACGCAAGCCAGTTTGACGGGATTGATGTGTGCTACGACAACACGTGCCAGCAACCGGTCATCGATGAAAGCTATATCAAGGAAGCAGGTGATTATGCTGACCGGTATGAAGTCTTTTTACGCGGTAACCATGGCATCATGTCGATGCAGTCGGACGTCAAGGGGCCAAAATTGCTTGTCCTGAAGGATTCCTTTGCGAATCCGGTCCTGCCGTTTCTCGCCCGAAGTGCAAATCTCGAAGTCGTTGATATCCGGTATGTCAATGCCACGTTTGACGTGTCTGTATTCGCAAAACAACAACAAGTCGACGGTGTACTCTTTTTGCATAACTCGAATATCACCGGCCTGATGAAGACGTATCAGCAGAAACTGTGAGGGGGTTAATGATGGAATCACGGATGAAGAAAAAACGACCGAATCCGTTCTTGCGAGTCGCGAGTGCGCTTTTGTTACTAGTTGTCTTGGTG from the Exiguobacterium oxidotolerans JCM 12280 genome contains:
- a CDS encoding ABC transporter permease → MNNVRTVLHELKDHLYLIVRLSLYETKSQYSMQYLGWFWEIMTPLLQIGVYWVVFGFGIRGGHPVDGIPFVLWLVSGLIAWFFIGSTIPSGSRSIYGRVALVSKMHFPLSTIPAYVILAQFYRHIAMVFLTIILGAAFGYFPGWHTFELLYIIPAGIIFLYAVSLLLSALATMVRDVQNMVTSGMRMLMYLTPIMWVPPDHSIFKTLLMINPLVYLIEGYRSALIGTGYLMGHLWYGCYFWSITAVILMTGATVHIRFRRYFIDYV
- a CDS encoding nucleotide sugar dehydrogenase, with protein sequence MKLCTIGLGYIGLPSSAMFADHGTEVVGVDIDPRIVQMLNAGDIHIEEPGLEDVIKRVVANGTFRATLTPEQADVFLIAVPTPNLDDTYKSCDLKYVISAVRNLLPHLEKGNVVIVESTIAPRTMDDHVRPLIEEAGFKIGEDVFVVHCPERVLPGQILHELIHNNRIVGGLTEACAEAGAAVYRTFVQGEIVQTDAKTAEMSKLMENTFRDVNIALANELTQVCHQLKINVLDVIEMANMHPRVNLHHPGPGVGGHCLAVDPYFIVAKAPSLARIIHMARDTNVNMPRFVADQAERLVANRVRPKIAVFGVTYKGNVDDMRESPAVEVIEQLLDRGLDVAVCDPHVERSISSRFTLVDEIEAIQGADLALVLVDHDEFKAFDSRRLKNQMRTPVLFDTKGVVGELEDIMVLNFGNLHTHNTMKVDAEAI
- a CDS encoding MBOAT family O-acyltransferase, which produces MLFSSTIFLFVFLPIVLLVYHLVPRFFRNGWLLVASLFFYAWGEPKFVLLMLASILINYLFALMVDTYRHRVGIKLVMASMVITNLALLGWFKYSGFFMASLNQTLQTELFVPEVVLPIGISFFTFQAMSYVIDVYREAGKVQKNPLDLALYIALFPQLIAGPIVRYETVANEINDRQETLPDFALGVRRFIIGLSKKLILANGCGQVADAVFKMNDLSMGLAWIGIIAYALQIYFDFSGYSDMAIGLGLMFGFHFLENFNYPYIAKSVSEFWRRWHISLGSWFRDYVYIPLGGNRVSPLKQYRNLAVVWMLTGLWHGASWTFVAWGAYYGIWIMLEKAFLGKLLRRVPVISTIWTLLLVLVGWVFFRATTFPDALEYLRAMFIPTEVWDERASYQLVQNGVILLLAALAATPLPKILGQWVVERLGKVGQTIQYGYAMVLLFLATSALVASTFNPFIYFRF
- a CDS encoding ABC transporter ATP-binding protein — translated: MSHVVFENVSKRYVLYSRPIDKLKEVLFGKMSGKPFYALKNVSFSVEQGEIVGVVGINGSGKSTLSHLLANVTPPTYGQVTLRGKSALIAISSGLNNQLTGRDNIELKGLMMGLNKTQIRMITPDILEFADIGEFIDQPVKTYSSGMRARLGFAISININPDILIIDEALSVGDQTFTEKCLDKMREFRDQGKTIFFISHSLSQVKSFCSKVLWLEYGEVRMFGPTNETMAEYNKYLYWHKQLSKKQVAHYVAKKRTGRSDEIERSVRGETIELSS
- a CDS encoding DHHW family protein produces the protein MAHAPLRPDKEQRPRKKYSFERLMMAATAVSFMVILTMVGLGTVLKQDRVMSQLENRSLAKLTPPTTATVVSGAYMGELEKYFTDQLLLRGTLVETQARLSKTVLRQPFRNGIYTAPNDYMIESSQAQVTPIPDGFKKFVKAVDRPVYMALAPSKTVVAEQNGILPDYVASNATVRYKKMVEGFDEAGMTNISLDELKLSDYFKTDHHWNIDGAYFAYQQIVRQLQADKVSIKEVPIASNARKVSGHEYYGSLARKTTLAYATTGDTLAYYDASQFDGIDVCYDNTCQQPVIDESYIKEAGDYADRYEVFLRGNHGIMSMQSDVKGPKLLVLKDSFANPVLPFLARSANLEVVDIRYVNATFDVSVFAKQQQVDGVLFLHNSNITGLMKTYQQKL
- the wecB gene encoding non-hydrolyzing UDP-N-acetylglucosamine 2-epimerase: MKKVMLVFGTRPEAIKMAPVVKALEAREGVEPIVVVTAQHREMLDQVLELFQIVPDHDLDLMRPRQTLEEMTARILNAMRRVLEKEQPNLVLVHGDTTTTFAASLAAFYQQIPVGHVEAGLRTYQKYAPFPEEMNRQLTGVLADFHFAPTDQAAENLRREHKQTPIIVTGNTVIDALKTTVSSDYTHQVLTDLEASGHKLILLTVHRRENHLQLSQIFDAIERLAETHADIEIVYPVHPNPIVLEAAEQLKHHPRIHLIDPLDVFDFHNLAARATFILTDSGGIQEEAPSLGVPVLVLRETTERPEGVAAGTLKLVGTNTERIFEMSHRLLTDEETYREMAQAANPYGDGHAAERIVDAIMSEVPV